Proteins encoded in a region of the Spiroplasma endosymbiont of Amphimallon solstitiale genome:
- the rpsE gene encoding 30S ribosomal protein S5: MSLENKKTIIDDKENTEVQKSVAKPSVKAEVKNPTGNENKIRHTNSSQPRNSHDKKENKVREPRKNFERKPKTPSEFIEKVIWIRKINKVTTGGRRLRFSAAVAIGNGKGVVGFGISKANEVPDAIKKAIEAAHKNLTTITITKNNNSIVHEVKGKYCGSEILLKPAKEGIGIKAGGSARDILELAGIHNIYSKAFRSRNKINLARATIAGLGNVKPAEYFIKNKNLTTKRSNG, from the coding sequence ATGAGTTTAGAAAATAAAAAAACAATTATTGATGATAAAGAAAATACTGAAGTTCAAAAATCAGTAGCAAAACCTTCTGTTAAAGCAGAAGTAAAAAATCCTACTGGTAATGAAAATAAAATTAGACATACTAATTCATCACAACCAAGAAATAGCCACGATAAAAAAGAAAATAAAGTTCGTGAACCACGTAAAAATTTTGAACGTAAACCAAAAACTCCAAGTGAATTTATTGAAAAAGTGATTTGAATCAGAAAAATTAACAAAGTAACAACTGGGGGAAGAAGATTGCGTTTCTCTGCTGCTGTTGCTATTGGTAATGGTAAAGGAGTAGTTGGTTTTGGTATATCTAAAGCCAATGAAGTTCCTGATGCAATTAAAAAGGCAATTGAAGCTGCTCACAAAAATTTAACAACAATTACGATAACTAAAAACAATAATTCTATTGTTCATGAAGTTAAAGGTAAATATTGTGGAAGTGAAATTTTATTAAAACCAGCTAAAGAAGGAATCGGAATTAAAGCTGGTGGATCTGCTCGTGATATTTTAGAATTAGCTGGTATTCATAATATTTATTCAAAAGCATTTAGATCTAGAAATAAAATTAATTTAGCTAGAGCAACAATTGCAGGTCTTGGCAATGTTAAACCAGCAGAATATTTTATAAAAAATAAAAATCTTACTACTAAGCGTAGTAATGGTTAG
- the rplO gene encoding 50S ribosomal protein L15 — protein METTLHNLKPTPGSRKDIKRLGRGTSSGKGKTAGKGTKGQNARTGGGTRPGFEGGQTPLYRRISKRGFTNFTTTNYSIINLEQIDLIKEHEITPELLFQLKLIRSKKDGIKVLGKGKLTTPKTIKAHKFSKSAITAIEQAGGKAQVI, from the coding sequence ATGGAAACAACATTACATAACTTAAAACCAACACCAGGTTCTCGTAAAGACATTAAACGTTTAGGTAGAGGAACTTCATCTGGAAAAGGTAAAACGGCTGGTAAAGGGACAAAAGGACAAAATGCCCGTACCGGTGGTGGAACAAGACCCGGATTTGAAGGAGGGCAAACACCACTGTACCGTCGTATTTCAAAACGAGGGTTTACTAACTTTACTACAACCAATTATAGTATTATTAACTTAGAACAAATTGATTTAATTAAAGAGCATGAAATAACACCTGAACTTTTATTTCAATTAAAATTAATTAGAAGTAAAAAAGATGGTATTAAAGTTCTTGGTAAAGGTAAATTAACAACACCAAAAACAATTAAAGCTCATAAATTTTCAAAATCAGCAATTACTGCTATTGAACAAGCCGGAGGAAAAGCGCAGGTGATCTAA
- the secY gene encoding preprotein translocase subunit SecY: protein MFITTRELIKKYKEVIIRILFTIFILFIFRVGAFITVPGVTLNEDLSSSNSSGIEFFNLISMLGGGAISRFSVFALGVSPYITASIIVQLLSTDVVPTLTRWAKSGEKGKKKLELMNRVLTVPFAIMQGFATIFGLQSQHIISVDWSSGSGAAGPEVFYYVLIPVILLAGTMLSLWMADQITNRGIGNGISLIIFGGIAANLPFNLASTFKYWVGPDTNNGVIFQGTLKFALYFAAFLLIILVVVFFSESERHLPIQQTGSGLTLKGDKSSYLPLKVNSAGVIPVIFSSALITAPMTVAQIVDQNSGFANFARNYLSLQSWPGISIFAIMTIMFTFLYAQVQINPEQMAKNFQKSGTYIPGVQPGKETEVYIKRMLNRLSTIGSFFLTAVAVTPFLISKFTNLPSSLAVGGTGLIIMVGVALDTTKQIKGRITQHSFLNYKENKDAKEHLWS from the coding sequence GTGTTCATAACAACCCGTGAATTAATAAAAAAGTATAAAGAAGTTATAATTAGAATTTTATTTACCATTTTTATTTTATTTATCTTTCGTGTTGGAGCATTTATTACAGTTCCAGGAGTAACTTTGAATGAAGATTTAAGTAGCAGTAATAGTAGTGGTATTGAATTCTTTAATTTAATTTCAATGTTAGGTGGTGGTGCTATTAGCAGATTTTCTGTTTTTGCACTTGGAGTGTCACCTTACATTACTGCATCAATTATTGTGCAGTTATTATCAACTGATGTTGTTCCTACTTTAACAAGATGGGCTAAATCAGGAGAAAAAGGTAAGAAAAAATTAGAGTTAATGAATCGAGTATTAACTGTTCCCTTTGCTATTATGCAAGGTTTTGCCACAATCTTTGGCTTACAATCTCAACATATTATTAGTGTTGATTGAAGTTCGGGATCGGGAGCAGCCGGACCAGAAGTTTTCTATTATGTATTAATTCCAGTTATTTTACTAGCAGGGACAATGTTATCATTATGAATGGCTGATCAGATTACTAATCGTGGTATTGGTAATGGAATTTCACTAATTATTTTTGGTGGAATTGCTGCTAATTTACCATTTAACTTAGCTTCAACTTTTAAGTATTGAGTAGGACCAGATACTAATAACGGTGTTATTTTTCAAGGGACTTTAAAATTTGCTCTTTATTTTGCAGCCTTCCTACTGATTATTCTTGTTGTTGTATTCTTTAGTGAATCAGAGCGACACTTACCAATTCAACAAACTGGTAGTGGTTTAACTTTAAAGGGTGATAAAAGTTCTTATTTACCTTTAAAAGTTAACTCAGCCGGAGTAATTCCAGTTATTTTTTCTTCGGCACTAATTACTGCTCCAATGACAGTGGCGCAAATTGTTGATCAAAATAGTGGTTTTGCTAATTTTGCTAGAAATTATTTATCTTTACAGTCGTGGCCAGGAATTAGTATTTTTGCTATAATGACGATTATGTTTACTTTTTTATATGCACAAGTGCAAATTAATCCCGAACAAATGGCTAAGAATTTTCAAAAATCAGGAACTTATATTCCTGGCGTTCAGCCAGGGAAGGAAACAGAAGTTTATATTAAAAGAATGTTAAATCGTTTAAGTACGATTGGTTCCTTTTTCTTAACTGCTGTTGCAGTAACCCCATTTTTGATTTCTAAATTTACTAATCTACCTTCTTCATTAGCGGTTGGTGGAACTGGATTAATAATTATGGTTGGAGTAGCACTAGATACAACAAAACAAATTAAGGGACGAATTACTCAACATTCATTCTTAAATTATAAGGAAAACAAAGATGCTAAAGAACATTTATGGTCTTAG